One window of Watersipora subatra chromosome 3, tzWatSuba1.1, whole genome shotgun sequence genomic DNA carries:
- the LOC137390410 gene encoding uncharacterized protein, giving the protein MTKILSKVLSLDERVRRGTDHYIDDIVVHESVLGVEELRKHLAKYGLATKEPEGLDGGRLLGISLKGNARGHLQMSRGTALSEIHLEPAGLTKRELFSFCGRLVGHYPVAGWLRPYCSFLKRLGCNGAWDAPVEKEISSLASELYTRACQEDPVRGPWHVRPDGSVVVWTDASSLGLGVAIEVDGSIVEDASWLRKESDHSHINVAELEAVGRSVNLAIAWGFKTFTLAVDSLTVVNWMSNTIDGRNRVCTKGAAAMLVKRRLGVIRDTFTEYGLSVTMRLVPTVENKADRMTRVPKKWLGHRGMSGGEAESMAAAIFTGETLRDAVWAAHLPHHLGVERTLYLAQQVRSDLTREQVKRELAGCEACQRIDPAPRGENLVETGSLAVEGNWCRVAIDVTHYGGQVFLSMVDCGPSRFAIWRRLPSETAAHIVAQLRTIVIERGPCDELLMDNSMAFRSATVAQFADEWGISLIFRAAYAPSGNGIVERNHRTIKRIAERGRISPEEATFWYNITPRKGTDGGSVPSNNLYRYSWRVPFDVNLRGLDEVSQGKFAVGDEVWVKPSTPSCTKQ; this is encoded by the coding sequence atgaccaaaatccTAAGCAAGGTTCTTTCGCTCGACGAGCGGGTCCGACGAGGGACTGACCACTATATCGACGATATAGTGGTGCATGAGTCTGTGCTTGGCGTGGAGGAGCTGAGGAAGCACCTTGCTAAGTATGGACTGGCGACGAAAGAGCCGGAGGGCCTTGATGGAGGTCGGTTGTTGGGCATTTCTCTGAAGGGAAATGCTCGTGGACATTTGCAGATGTCGAGGGGAACTGCACTCTCCGAAATTCATCTTGAGCCAGCTGGGCTGACTAAGAGAGAGCTTTTCTCGTTTTGTGGCCGACTTGTCGGTCATTACCCAGTGGCTGGGTGGTTGCGGCCCTATTGCAGCTTCTTGAAGCGGCTGGGATGCAACGGAGCCTGGGATGCCCCTGTTGAAAAGGAGATCAGCTCACTAGCTAGTGAGCTTTACACAAGGGCATGTCAGGAGGACCCCGTTAGGGGTCCGTGGCACGTAAGACCGGACGGTTCGGTCGTTGTGTGGACAGATGCTAGCTCTCTGGGCCTCGGTGTGGCAATCGAGGTTGATGGCAGCATTGTTGAGGATGCGTCGTGGCTGAGGAAGGAGTCAGACCATTCACACATCAATGTTGCCGAATTGGAAGCTGTGGGACGAAGTGTTAACCTGGCTATCGCGTGGGGGTTCAAGACCTTCACCTTGGCGGTTGACTCTCTCACAGTTGTCAATTGGATGTCAAATACAATTGACGGGCGCAATCGTGTTTGCACGAAAGGTGCTGCAGCGATGCTGGTGAAGCGTCGGCTGGGGGTGATCCGTGATACGTTCACCGAGTACGGCTTATCGGTCACCATGCGTCTTGTACCTACTGTGGAGAACAAGGCGGATAGGATGACGAGGGTGCCCAAGAAGTGGCTCGGGCATCGTGGGATGAGTGGAGGTGAGGCCGAGAGCATGGCTGCTGCCATCTTCACCGGCGAGACCCTCAGGGATGCTGTGTGGGCGGCTCATTTACCTCACCATCTGGGTGTCGAGAGAACACTGTACCTTGCTCAGCAAGTACGCAGTGACTTGACACGGGAGCAGGTCAAACGCGAGCTGGCTGGCTGTGAGGCCTGTCAGCGCATTGACCCGGCTCCGAGAGGTGAGAACCTCGTGGAAACAGGCAGCTTGGCTGTCGAGGGGAACTGGTGCCGGGTGGCCATAGACGTGACTCACTATGGCGGCCAGGTGTTCCTGTCCATGGTTGATTGCGGGCCGTCACGTTTCGCTATCTGGCGCCGCTTGCCAAGTGAGACGGCAGCGCACATCGTGGCTCAGTTACGCACGATTGTAATTGAGCGAGGGCCGTGTGACGAATTGTTAATGGACAATTCCATGGCGTTTAGGTCAGCAACTGTTGCACAGTTCGCTGACGAGTGGGGAATTTCTCTGATATTTCGTGCCGCTTACGCCCCGAGTGGCAACGGAATCGTTGAGAGGAATCACCGGACAATCAAGAGGATTGCCGAGAGGGGAAGAATTAGCCCTGAGGAGGCGACGTTCTGGTATAATATCACGCCTCGCAAAGGTACAGATGGGGGTTCGGTACCCTCGAATAATCTGTATCGATATTCATGGCGAGTGCCTTTTGACGTCAATCTACGCGGGTTAGATGAGGTCAGTCAAGGCAAGTTTGCTGTCGGCGATGAGGTGTGGGTGAAACCCTCGACTCCGTCGTGCACTAAGCAGTAG